From Staphylococcus sp. IVB6214:
AAAGCGCATGTCATCTCTTGATCCTTAATCGTATATTCATTCTCTACATTCTTTAGACATCACATGTAGTGGTGTCTTTTTGTATTAAACCATTCCCTCGCTTTTAGACATATGTTATAATATATGTAGGAGGTAAATCAAGATGAGCTCATCAAAAGAAGTTATTAAAAAGATTGAGCAAGACGGATGGTATCTTGTACGAGTGGTCGGTAGCCACCATCATTATAAACATCCAACACGCAAAGGCAAAGTCACTGTTCCGCATCCGAAGAAAGATTTACCACGTGGAACAGAGCGCTCAATCTTGAAGCAAGCAGGACTGTTATAGTCCTCTTGCATCTTCTTGATTTGGAGGGATAAATATGAGATATCATTTCTATGCAGTATTACAGCAAGAAGGTAATGACTATAATGTGTACTTTCCAGACTTACCAGGTGCTATAACATTTGGCAATGACATTGAGGACGCTGTGTTTATGGCACAGGATGCGTTAGAAGGTCACTTGCTAGTGATGGAAGATGACGGTGATGATATACCTACGCCATCTGAATATAAGGAACTCGTCAATAAACTAGAAGTTAACGAGCAGTTACAATTAGTCGCTGTCGATACTAAACTCGTCAGGATAAAAGAAGAGAACAAGACTGTCAATAAGATGGTCACATTGCCGCAGTACATGGTAGTATTGGGTAAACAGAAAGGTATTAACTTTAGTCAGACATTACAGAGAGCATTGAAAGAAGAATTAAACATATAAGATTGTTTTAGCAACATGTACTCTATTGAGACATCACACATTAATTTGTGCGGTGTCTTTTTATATACGATGAAAGGAGATGAAGCGTGATGACAACTGCTTCATATATTTATGACAAGACATGACAATGTTCATAAGAATGGGAGATACACTTATGAGTACGACTGGTTCTATCGATCTAAAGCATGGAGAAAGATTCGAGAGGTTGCATTAGATAGAGATAATCATCTATGCCAAAAATGTTTAGAAGATGGAAAGATAACAGATGCAAAAATTGTCCACCATATAGTTTATGTCGACCAAGATTTCAATAAAGCTTTGAATCTAGACAATTTAATGTCAGTTTGTCAAAAATGCCACAATCAAATACACGCTAAAGATGCGAACTTTAATAATAAAAACAAATATAAAGTTCGTATTTTGGAGATTTAAACGGATGATTGTAAAAGAAGCCCCCCCACCAATGCCCATTTAAAAGGATTTGAGTGGGAGCGAGGCGGGGTCCTCCTGTGCAATCAAGAGCATCTTTTATGAAAGGGGGTAAAGAACCTATGAAATTGACTAAAAAAGAATTGATTAGTTACTTAGACGATTACCAAAAATCTGATGACTTATTAATTAATCTTTATATTGAAACTTATGAATTTTATTGCCGATTACGTGACGAATTGAAAAAATCAGATTTGATGATTGAACACACAAATAAAGCTGGCGCCAGCAACATCGTCAAAAACCCATTAAGCATTGAGCTTACAAAAACAGTACAAACTTTAAATAATTTGCTTAAATCGTTAGGATTAACTGCAGCTCAACGTGAAAAAATTGTACAACAGGAGGTAGGATTTGGTGACTATTAAAATTTTAAACGAGCCTTCACCTAAACTGTTAACTACTTGGTACGCTAAGCAAGTTGTTGAAGGGAAAATGATAGCTAGTGAATACGTAAAAAAAGAATGTGAAAGGCACTTAAGGTATTTAGAAAACGGGGGTACTTGGGTATTTGATGAAGAGTTAGGTCATCGTCCTATAAGGTTCATTGAAAAGTTTTGCAAGCCTTCTAAAGGTGCTAAGCGTCAATTAGTATTACAACCTTGGCAGCATTTTATTATTGGCAGTTTGTTTGGGTGGGTTCATAAAGAAACAAAAGTCCGTCGATTTAAAGAAGCGCTAGTCTTTGTTGGGCGTAAAAATGGTAAAACCACCCTCATATCTGCTCTTTCCAACTATGGAGTAGCTGAAGATGGGGAGAATGGTGCTGAAGTGCATATGTTAGCCAATACTATGAAACAAGCACGTTTATTGTTTGACGAGTCTAAAGCTATGATTCAAGCAAGTCCTAAACTTGCAAAGAATCTAACACCACAAAGAGATGAGATAAAGCATAAAGCTACTTTTTCTAAAATAATGCCACAAGCATCAGATAGTGAAAAGCTTGATGGCTTAAACACTCATATAGGTATTTTTGATGAAATACACGAATTCAAAGACTATAAATTAATTTCAGTCATAAAAAACTCACGCGGTGCAAGAATTCAGCCCTTATTGATTTATATCACGACCGCAGGATATCAGTTAGATGGTCCATTGATCACTATGGTCGAAGCAGGAAGAGATGTATTGAATGGAGTTATTGATGACGAACGTACTTTTTACTATTTAGCTTCATTAGATGACTCTGATAACTTGGACGATTCTACTAACTGGGTTAAGGCTAATCCCAATTTAGGCGTATCAATAAATTTAGATGATATGGAAGAAGAATGGAAAAAAGCGAAACGTGTGCCTGCGGAACGAGGAGATTTCATTACTAAACGTTTTAATATATTCGCTAATAATGACGAGATGGGCTTTATAGATTATGATACGTTGAAAAAGAATAATGATGTTATCTCTTTCGATGAACTAAAAGGGCGTTCGTGTACTATTGGATACGATCTTTCTGAAACAGAAGACTTCACAGCAGCTGTCGCAACTTTTGCGTTAGACGATGGTAGGATAGCAGTTCTTTCGCATTCCTGGATACCAAAACACAAAGTTGAAATGTCTAATGAACGTATACCATACAGAGAGTGGGAAGATGCAGGATTGCTAACTATTCAAGATAAGCCTTATATAGATTATCAAGATGTTTTTGATTGGATACTAAAGATCAATAAACATTATCCTGTTGATAAAATTTGTTATGACAGAGCTAACGCCTATAAGTTGAACCAAGAGTTAAAAAATTATGGGTTTTCTACAGAAGAAACAAGACAAGGTTCATTAACGCTAAGTCCTGCTTTAAAAGACCTAAAAGAGATGTTCCTTGACGGCAAAGTTGTATTTAACAATAACCCGTTAATGAAGTGGTATATCAATAATGTCCAACTCAAAATGGATCGTAATGGTAACTGGCTACCTTCTAAGCAAGGTAGATATCGTAAAATTGATGGTTTTGCCGCTTTATTGAACACTCATACAGACATAATGCATAAAATTGTTAACGAAAATGTAAAAGGTAACATTGAGTTTATAAGTGTTAAAGATTTAAGAAGATA
This genomic window contains:
- a CDS encoding type II toxin-antitoxin system HicA family toxin is translated as MSSSKEVIKKIEQDGWYLVRVVGSHHHYKHPTRKGKVTVPHPKKDLPRGTERSILKQAGLL
- a CDS encoding type II toxin-antitoxin system HicB family antitoxin, with translation MRYHFYAVLQQEGNDYNVYFPDLPGAITFGNDIEDAVFMAQDALEGHLLVMEDDGDDIPTPSEYKELVNKLEVNEQLQLVAVDTKLVRIKEENKTVNKMVTLPQYMVVLGKQKGINFSQTLQRALKEELNI
- a CDS encoding HNH endonuclease signature motif containing protein, with amino-acid sequence MTRHDNVHKNGRYTYEYDWFYRSKAWRKIREVALDRDNHLCQKCLEDGKITDAKIVHHIVYVDQDFNKALNLDNLMSVCQKCHNQIHAKDANFNNKNKYKVRILEI
- a CDS encoding P27 family phage terminase small subunit; protein product: MKLTKKELISYLDDYQKSDDLLINLYIETYEFYCRLRDELKKSDLMIEHTNKAGASNIVKNPLSIELTKTVQTLNNLLKSLGLTAAQREKIVQQEVGFGDY
- a CDS encoding terminase large subunit, producing the protein MTIKILNEPSPKLLTTWYAKQVVEGKMIASEYVKKECERHLRYLENGGTWVFDEELGHRPIRFIEKFCKPSKGAKRQLVLQPWQHFIIGSLFGWVHKETKVRRFKEALVFVGRKNGKTTLISALSNYGVAEDGENGAEVHMLANTMKQARLLFDESKAMIQASPKLAKNLTPQRDEIKHKATFSKIMPQASDSEKLDGLNTHIGIFDEIHEFKDYKLISVIKNSRGARIQPLLIYITTAGYQLDGPLITMVEAGRDVLNGVIDDERTFYYLASLDDSDNLDDSTNWVKANPNLGVSINLDDMEEEWKKAKRVPAERGDFITKRFNIFANNDEMGFIDYDTLKKNNDVISFDELKGRSCTIGYDLSETEDFTAAVATFALDDGRIAVLSHSWIPKHKVEMSNERIPYREWEDAGLLTIQDKPYIDYQDVFDWILKINKHYPVDKICYDRANAYKLNQELKNYGFSTEETRQGSLTLSPALKDLKEMFLDGKVVFNNNPLMKWYINNVQLKMDRNGNWLPSKQGRYRKIDGFAALLNTHTDIMHKIVNENVKGNIEFISVKDLRR